In the genome of Opitutia bacterium KCR 482, one region contains:
- a CDS encoding lipid-A-disaccharide synthase, which produces MPDVLATRTFSFAAPERGACDVLVIAGEHSGDEQAERMVSAARAENPDLKVCAFGGACLARAGAQLLFDMTSFSVVGLFEVLKNYGFFKKLSEAVVDWIVKYKPKAVCFVDYPGFNLHIAKMLKERGVSVKGGGGTRMLYYISPQIWAWKAGRRFKMAEVLDSLAVIFPFETKCYADTTLETSFVGHPFLSPEYKPPVRYDANGEILLLAGSRGIAVSRIFPTMVGALRMLPEERAVAMYPTEAIRKILEDTLSRNPDVAPRVRLIANESEVVSAKAMMTSSGTMSLSCSLEGIPGAIVYRANPLTYIVGRALVNIKYLSIANIILDKPAWREFIQFDASPKPLAEYMRGCLGESARAEFLAYAGTLKSVLRAPSKMSAAEWLLARVSE; this is translated from the coding sequence ATGCCCGACGTTCTCGCCACAAGGACGTTTTCGTTTGCCGCGCCCGAACGGGGCGCGTGCGACGTGCTTGTCATTGCGGGCGAGCATTCTGGCGACGAACAGGCGGAGCGCATGGTCTCCGCCGCCCGCGCGGAAAATCCCGACCTTAAAGTCTGCGCGTTCGGCGGCGCGTGCCTCGCCCGCGCGGGGGCGCAGCTGCTCTTCGACATGACAAGCTTTTCGGTCGTCGGGCTGTTCGAGGTTCTCAAAAACTACGGGTTTTTCAAAAAACTTTCCGAAGCCGTCGTGGACTGGATTGTAAAATACAAGCCCAAAGCCGTGTGCTTTGTGGACTATCCCGGCTTCAACCTGCACATCGCAAAAATGCTCAAAGAGCGCGGCGTGAGCGTAAAGGGCGGCGGCGGAACGCGCATGCTCTACTACATCAGCCCACAAATTTGGGCGTGGAAGGCTGGACGGCGTTTCAAAATGGCGGAAGTGCTCGACTCGCTCGCGGTGATTTTCCCGTTCGAGACAAAATGCTACGCAGACACGACCCTCGAAACTTCGTTTGTCGGCCACCCCTTCCTTTCGCCCGAATACAAGCCGCCCGTGCGCTACGACGCAAACGGCGAAATTTTGCTGCTTGCGGGCAGCAGGGGAATCGCGGTTTCGCGCATTTTCCCGACGATGGTCGGCGCGTTGCGAATGCTCCCCGAAGAACGCGCCGTGGCGATGTACCCGACGGAGGCAATCCGCAAAATTCTCGAAGACACGCTTTCGCGCAATCCCGACGTCGCCCCGCGCGTGCGCCTGATTGCCAACGAGTCGGAAGTTGTCTCCGCAAAGGCGATGATGACAAGCTCTGGAACGATGTCGCTTTCATGCTCTTTGGAGGGCATTCCGGGGGCGATTGTTTACAGGGCGAACCCGCTGACGTACATAGTGGGGCGCGCGCTTGTCAATATTAAATATTTAAGCATAGCAAATATCATTCTCGACAAGCCCGCGTGGCGCGAGTTCATACAGTTCGACGCCTCCCCGAAGCCGCTTGCCGAATACATGCGCGGCTGCCTCGGCGAATCGGCGCGCGCGGAATTTCTTGCCTACGCGGGCACGCTGAAATCGGTGCTCCGCGCTCCGTCGAAAATGTCCGCCGCAGAGTGGCTGCTGGCGAGAGTCTCGGAATAG
- a CDS encoding Gfo/Idh/MocA family oxidoreductase, with protein sequence MNNDGKLRCGVVGVGYLGQHHARIYAELESTELVGVYDNNRERAIEIASKYEGCKVFDSIAELGAACDAVSVVVPTDRHTEVALPLLEQGCDLLIEKPICTSVEDAELIVKKAREKNLVVQVGHIEHFNPVMEFMESRVDNPRFITADRLAPFNPRGTEVGVVLDLMIHDIGVVLKLANSHVSKIEAVGVNVLSKSEDIANARIQFENKCVANLNVSRVSLKKLREIRIFQKGTYMSLDYMNQKGHVIRIKDATEIIPEEVPIERHEPLKTELASFADCVVNKKSPKVDAKLGLSALEVALEITRQIRAQMAEENAV encoded by the coding sequence ATGAATAATGACGGAAAACTGCGTTGCGGCGTCGTAGGCGTCGGATACCTCGGTCAACACCACGCCCGCATCTATGCGGAGCTTGAATCCACGGAGCTTGTCGGCGTTTACGACAACAACCGCGAACGCGCAATCGAGATTGCCTCGAAATACGAGGGCTGCAAGGTGTTCGATTCAATCGCCGAGCTAGGCGCGGCGTGCGATGCGGTAAGCGTCGTCGTCCCGACCGACCGCCACACGGAAGTCGCGCTCCCGCTCCTCGAACAGGGCTGCGACCTCCTCATAGAAAAGCCCATCTGCACGTCGGTTGAAGACGCCGAACTCATCGTCAAAAAAGCGCGGGAGAAAAACCTCGTGGTGCAGGTGGGGCACATAGAGCATTTCAACCCCGTCATGGAGTTCATGGAATCGCGCGTGGACAACCCGCGCTTCATCACCGCCGACAGGCTCGCGCCGTTCAACCCGCGCGGAACGGAAGTAGGCGTCGTGCTCGATTTGATGATTCACGACATCGGCGTTGTGCTAAAACTCGCAAACTCGCACGTCTCGAAAATCGAGGCAGTGGGTGTCAACGTTCTGAGCAAGAGCGAGGACATTGCAAACGCACGCATTCAATTCGAAAACAAGTGCGTGGCGAACCTCAACGTCAGCCGCGTAAGCCTCAAAAAACTGCGCGAAATCAGAATTTTCCAAAAGGGAACGTACATGTCGCTCGACTACATGAACCAGAAGGGGCATGTAATCAGAATCAAGGACGCCACGGAAATCATTCCCGAAGAAGTGCCGATTGAAAGGCACGAGCCGCTCAAAACCGAACTTGCAAGCTTTGCCGACTGCGTGGTCAACAAGAAAAGCCCGAAGGTGGACGCAAAGCTGGGGCTTAGCGCACTCGAAGTCGCGCTCGAAATCACGCGCCAAATCCGCGCCCAAATGGCGGAGGAAAACGCCGTATAA